From Actinomycetota bacterium:
GGGCGGAGCCGCCCGGCGGCCCGTGCAGCACCAGAGGAGGGCCGGCGTGCTGGTTCATGGCCAGGATGGTACCGGTGTAGCTTCTGCGGGTGCCCGGCTCCCCTGCCCCGCTGGCGATCGTCGGCGTCGCCGTGGTCGACGGCGGCGGGGGCCCGGCGGTGCCCGGCCGGACGGTGGTCGCCGCCGGCGGGGTCGTCCTGGAGGTCGGCCCGGCCGGCCGGGTCGTCCCGCCGGCCGGGGCCGTGGTGGTCGACGGCGCGGGCGGCACCCTGCTCCCGGGGTTCATCGACGCCCATGTCCATCTCGGCTTCTACCCACCGGCCCGGGTCCTGGCCGGCGGGGTCACGGCCGTGCGCGACCTGGGCTGGCCCCCGGACCGGCTGGCCGCCCTGCGCCAGGGGGCGGCGGCCCCGGCGGCGTCGCCGCGGCTGCTGGCCGCCGGGCAGATCGTCACCGTGGCCGGCGGCTACCCGACCCGGGCCCCCTGGGCCCCGCCCGGCACCGCCCGCCCGGTGGGCGGCGCCACCGGGGCGGCGGCGGCCGTGGCCGAGCTGGCCGGGGCCGGGGCGGCCGTGATCAAGGTCGCCCTCGACGACCGGGTCGGCCCGACCCTGCCCGCGGCCGTCCTGGCCGCGCTC
This genomic window contains:
- a CDS encoding amidohydrolase family protein; this translates as MPGSPAPLAIVGVAVVDGGGGPAVPGRTVVAAGGVVLEVGPAGRVVPPAGAVVVDGAGGTLLPGFIDAHVHLGFYPPARVLAGGVTAVRDLGWPPDRLAALRQGAAAPAASPRLLAAGQIVTVAGGYPTRAPWAPPGTARPVGGATGAAAAVAELAGAGAAVIKVALDDRVGPTLPAAVLAALVKAAGERGLGVTAHVGSAAEAAKALAAGVGELAHWPFDPAGLPDALVDALAESVVAVPTLHIDPIPARRAGVRRFVARGGRVVYGTDLGNQGPPPAIDVEELALLVEAGL